From one Trachemys scripta elegans isolate TJP31775 chromosome 14, CAS_Tse_1.0, whole genome shotgun sequence genomic stretch:
- the LOC117887770 gene encoding olfactory receptor 5V1-like, which yields MHLIEKAEEDNRTVITKFILLGFGNLPELQILLFLVFLVIYIVTMSGNILIIVLVVADQHLHTPMYYFLGNLSCLETCYTSTFLPRMLASLLTGDRTISVSGCFAQLSCFCYLAATECYLLAVMSYDRYLAICKPLRYATLMNGRLCLQLAAGSWISGFLSCVILMCFMSQLTFCGPNEIDHFFCDFSPMLKLSCSDTSMITLVSFILASLDTPCPFLLTVTSYVCIIATILRIPSTTGRQKAFSTCSSHLIVVTLFYGTIMIVYIIPKSSNLRALNKVFSVFYTVLTPMLNPLIYSLRNKEVKEALRKIIS from the coding sequence ATGCACCTCATAGAGAAAGCAGAAGAGGACAATCGAACGGTCATCACAAAATTTATCCTCCTGGGATTCGGGAATCTCCCTGAACTTCAGATCCTTCTCTTCCTGGTTTTCCTAGTGATCTACATTGTGACCATGtctgggaacatcctcatcatagtgctagttgtggctgatcagcaccttcacacacCCATGTACtacttcctggggaacttgtcctgcttggagacctgctataCCTCGACCTTCCTGCCAaggatgctggccagtctcctgactggagACAGAACCATTTCTGTCAGTGGCTGTTTTGCACAGTTGTCTTGCTTTTGTTATTTGGCAGCTACAGAATGCTATCTCCTAGCagtgatgtcttatgatcggtatttagcgatatgCAAACCCCTGCGTTATGCAACCCTGATGAACGGCAGGTTGTGCCTCCAGCTAGCAGCAGGGTCTTGGATAAGCGGATTTCTAAGTTGTGTAATATTGATGTGTTTTatgtcacaattaactttttgtggccccaatgaaattgaccatttcttttgtgatttttctcCAATGCTAaaactctcctgcagtgacaccAGCATGATCACACTGGTTAGTTTCATTCTCGCGTCCCTAGACACGCCTTGCCCATTTCTATTAACTGTGACATCCTATGTTTGTATCATTGCTACtatcctgagaatcccttccaccactgggaggcaaaaggccttttccacctgctcctctcacctcattgtTGTAACACTTTTCTATGGGACTATAATGATTGTCTACATAATACCGAAATCCAGCAACCTGAGAGCCCTAAACAAAGTGTTCTCTGTCTTCTACACAGTCCTGACTCCCATGCtcaaccccctcatctacagcctgcgAAACAAAGAGGTGAAGGAGGCCCTGAGAAAGATCATCAGTTAA